The Erythrobacter sp. F6033 genome window below encodes:
- the panC gene encoding pantoate--beta-alanine ligase, with product MQTATTLDVLRKKVAKLRESGETIALVPTMGALHDGHLTLVRRARDACDHVVASIFVNPTQFGPNEDLDAYPRQLDADAEMLESAGCALLWAPTPEEMYPDGPENFVTNVSVRGVSEGFCGASRPGHFDGVATVVCKLFNQVRPDMAFFGEKDFQQLAVIRAMARDLDLSWPQAHSIIGVPTVREADGLAMSSRNRYLSRADREAAAILPSTLARAAKLIGEGEQEIWLAKSVIADDLQLSGFEVDYIEVVDSQTLKPLETLEGRPARILVAARIGKTRLIDNMAVG from the coding sequence GTGCAAACAGCAACCACGCTCGATGTGTTGAGAAAAAAAGTCGCAAAATTACGAGAAAGCGGTGAGACAATCGCGCTTGTGCCGACCATGGGAGCTCTGCACGATGGGCACTTAACCCTAGTCAGGCGCGCCCGCGACGCTTGCGACCATGTTGTCGCCTCGATCTTCGTAAACCCGACACAATTCGGGCCGAATGAAGATCTCGACGCCTATCCGCGCCAGCTCGATGCGGATGCCGAAATGCTCGAAAGCGCCGGGTGCGCGCTGCTTTGGGCGCCGACACCCGAAGAAATGTACCCAGACGGTCCAGAGAATTTCGTCACCAATGTCTCTGTTCGAGGTGTCAGCGAGGGCTTCTGCGGGGCTTCGCGGCCGGGGCATTTTGATGGCGTTGCAACCGTTGTGTGCAAACTCTTCAATCAAGTGCGGCCGGATATGGCGTTCTTTGGTGAAAAGGATTTTCAGCAATTGGCGGTTATTCGTGCGATGGCGCGCGATCTGGATTTGTCGTGGCCACAGGCGCATTCGATCATTGGTGTGCCGACGGTGCGCGAAGCCGATGGCCTCGCGATGTCGAGCCGGAACCGGTATCTCTCGCGAGCCGACCGAGAGGCAGCCGCGATTCTGCCTTCAACTCTTGCGCGTGCGGCAAAACTAATTGGAGAGGGCGAACAAGAGATATGGCTTGCGAAGTCCGTAATCGCTGATGACTTGCAGCTTTCAGGGTTCGAAGTCGACTACATTGAAGTCGTAGATTCTCAGACATTAAAGCCACTCGAGACGCTCGAAGGTCGACCGGCGCGAATACTGGTGGCGGCGCGGATCGGGAAAACTCGGTTGATTGACAATATGGCTGTTGGATAA